The sequence below is a genomic window from bacterium.
ACATGACACAGACACGGTCCGCGACTTCAGCCACGATCCCCAGGTCATGGGTGATCAGGAGCAGGGACCGGTCCTTCCCCCTGATGAGCCGCTCCATGAGCCTCAGGATCTGAGCCTGAACGGTAACGTCCAGGGCCGTTGTGGGTTCGTCGGCGATGAGAAGTTCAGGCTCACAGGCCATGGCCATGGCGATGAGGGCCCGCTGCTGCATACCTCCCGACATCTGGTGAGGGTATTCACCGGACCTTCGATCCGGGTCGGGGATCCCTACCTCGCCGAGGAGTTCGACCACCCTCTCCATGGCCTGTTCCCTTGTCACAGACCGGTGGACCCTCAGAACCTCAGCCACCTGCTCACCCACCGTGAACACGGGGTTAAGGGCCGACATCGGTTCCTGGAACACCATGGAGATCCTGTCTCCCCGGATGAGCCTCAGCTCCTCGGCCCCCATGGTTCGCAGGTCCCTTCCGCGGAAGAGGACCTGCCCGCCGGTGACCATCCCCGGTGGTGGAACCAGGCCGAGGATACTCAGGGCAGTCATGCTCTTGCCGCACCCCGACTCGCCCACGAGGCAGAACACCTCTCCCTTCGTGAGGGAGAACGACACGTCGTCCACGGCCTTGAGAACGCGGCCTCCGGCGGGGAAGACGGTCGTGAGGTGCTTTATTTCTAAAAGATATTCCAAATTTCCTTGAATCTCCGTGATTGGTGATTCGTGATTGGCCAACGCTTCCCAATTCTCAACTCAGGACTTTACCACTTTCTCCTTCTTCCTGTCTTCTCTACCGATCACTGTTGATAGGGTCGCAAAAAGTCCAATCCGGGACTTTTCCTGGCTCATTAATGTCCTGGGGAAAGGGAAAAGCGTCGTTTTCCCCTTCCTTACAAATCAATGACTGCTGATAGATCACCAAAGTCTGTGCGAGACTTTGGCTCTACGGAAAGGAAAAAGCGGGGTTTTTCCTTTCCTCACGGAGACAGCTGATAATCACCAAAGTCTGTGCGAGACTTTGGCTCTACGGAAAGGAAAAAGCGGGGTTTTTCCTTTCCTCACGGATCAGTGACCTGCATTTCAGTCACTGATCCGGGCGCCCTTCCCGGACGCAACCGGTCATTGATCCGGGCGCCCCACCCGGGGCGCGTTGATGACTTTTTGGGAGGTCATCAAGATGAAAATTTAAACTATCATACCTCTTTGGCCCCGCCCGTGACAAGTTCCCTTATCTTCGGTGCCAGCTCCAGTGGGGCCATGGATTTTGGGGCCTCCAGGATGCGGGTGAATCCACTGCCCGGGAGAGTCGGGTCCGACTCATCGAAACTTTCTTTTTTAAGGGTCGAGCTGTAGATGACGAGAAACGCTTCCCGGCGGTTGGGGTTTTCCCGAACCGACATGAGAAACCTGGTCCCCCCCGAGAGGGGCATGATCCGGTCGAGGACCACCACGTCGGGCAGGATCCGCTGATACAGGGAGTACCCCTTTTCGCCGTTTTCCGCGGTATAGCACCTGAACCCTTCGTCCCTGAGCGCCTCCTGCATCGTCACGCGATAAAACTCTTCGTCGTCGATGACGAGGGCGATCAGTTTGCGTACCGGGTTGTCAGACATGGATAGTCTCCGGGACAGAAAGAGGAAGATCAGTCCTCCTTCTTCTCCTCGTTCCGCTCTTCCACGGCGGTATCGGCAGGTGCTTCTTCAGAGGCTTCAGGGACAGCTTCTTCTGCAGGATTGTCCTCCACGGCTTCCGCCTCCGTTGAAGCTCCCGCCTTCGCCTCTTCGGCTTCGGCGGACACGTCGGCGGACTGGTCGGCAGACACGTCAGCAGTGGGAAGTTCTTCAGGGGCCTCTACCGGCGCAGTCACGATCTCCCTGAGGGGCGGAGCCTCTTTCTTGATGGCGTGGCTGATGACCAGCAGACCGTTCTTGGCGCCGGGGACAGGTCCCTTGATCATGAGGAGGTTCTGGTCTTCCCTGATGTCTACGATCACGAGGTTCTGGATGGTGACGGTTCCGTCTCCCATCTGCCCGGGCATCTTCATATTCTTGAATACCTTGGCCGGGTCAGCCGATTGACCGATGGAACCGCCGCCCCTCTTGCTCTCGTGGGTGCCGTGGGTTGCGGTGAACCCCTTAAAGCCGTGGCGCTTCATGACACCGGCAAAGCCCTTGCCCTTGGACGAGCCGGTGATGTCGATGATATCACCCCTGGCGAAAAGGCCTACGGTGATGGCCTGCCCGGGTACGAAAAGAGACGGATCGTCGACCCTGCTTTCACGGACATGGCGCAGGGGGGCTGATCCCGCCTTCTTGAAGTGGCCGAGCATCGGCTTCGTTGTGCGCTTTTCCTTCTTTTCACCGAAGCCGATCTGTATGGCGTTGTAGCCATCGGTCTTGGCGGTTTTGACCTGAAGGATGGTGCAGGGTCCTGCCTGGACGATAGTGACGGGAACTGCGTTACCGGTGCGGTCGAAGATCTGGGTCATCCCCAGCTTCTTCCCGAGAATGGTCTGTCTCATGATAGGTGCCTCCTTTGCCTATCTTATCCGCCATGCGACTCCAGGTGTTGGAGGCCGGCAGGCGAATGGTTTAGTTGGAGAAGGACGGTAATTACCCGATTTGGTGTTGTTCGTCAAGGAGTAAGCATGACCCGAAATCCGCGATTGGTTTTGTTCAACCTCCGGTCGGGGTGTCGGAGGGGCCGTTTTTTCGGTCCCGGTCCGGAGAAAGGATCCGGGCAGCGTCAGGAACTGTTGATCGACGCCCTAACCCCGACCGGAGGGGTCCAATCGACGGATTTCGGGTATGGTCACCCGTCAGTTTTCAGGGGAGGGGGGCCGGAAGAACTCGTCCAGGGAAATCAGGAAGATCGCCAGG
It includes:
- a CDS encoding response regulator translates to MSDNPVRKLIALVIDDEEFYRVTMQEALRDEGFRCYTAENGEKGYSLYQRILPDVVVLDRIMPLSGGTRFLMSVRENPNRREAFLVIYSSTLKKESFDESDPTLPGSGFTRILEAPKSMAPLELAPKIRELVTGGAKEV
- a CDS encoding ABC transporter ATP-binding protein — protein: MEYLLEIKHLTTVFPAGGRVLKAVDDVSFSLTKGEVFCLVGESGCGKSMTALSILGLVPPPGMVTGGQVLFRGRDLRTMGAEELRLIRGDRISMVFQEPMSALNPVFTVGEQVAEVLRVHRSVTREQAMERVVELLGEVGIPDPDRRSGEYPHQMSGGMQQRALIAMAMACEPELLIADEPTTALDVTVQAQILRLMERLIRGKDRSLLLITHDLGIVAEVADRVCVMYAGAVVESSPVKELFAYPQHPYTLGLMASLPSPERRKFTPITGMVPDLADLPGGCRFHPRCQRAREVCVREEPELVFTGKRAVRCYFPGKGTEEEEKR